The Thermomicrobiales bacterium genome includes a region encoding these proteins:
- a CDS encoding metallophosphoesterase family protein — MSRAGSLIKSSRAAPVPFISYGFALVLVTCTVWSVDATSPALPSMQDDFGLSAAAAGLIVSFLFVGRLIGNFPAPRLLDSLGSPRTASMGGVLVAGASINLFAPAGAARHHRVGAPRVLVVSVVFAGIGAVSVLLAPSLWWLAIPLIFYGAGMVGSVNCAGDIVLQRGGASARAVGSLRQTSDLGLVVGPLLAGVITDAFSYDAAFLFPRDHDLCGSGRHCSSGGTGPAERSGGGLMRVALISDIHGNTVALETVLTAIERDAPDQIVCLGDVAVMGPDPIGSIELLRSVGCPVIMGNADTELFTNLSEVAARVSNPIVRDLILWTQSLMSADQRAVVSAFVPTLELDLGSGVRLLCFHGSPRSNTEIIAAETGLNALREAIDGSTATLLAGGHTHHQLLRRFDGQWLINPGSVGLTHRRTQTDWESGAPPWAEYGVVTVERGTIDVSLRAVPLDLERVRAQATSAMPHRADWISTWGLPTS, encoded by the coding sequence GTGTCGCGGGCAGGCAGCCTGATCAAATCGAGCCGAGCGGCTCCCGTGCCGTTCATTTCGTACGGTTTCGCGTTGGTGTTGGTAACCTGCACCGTCTGGTCGGTCGATGCAACGTCGCCCGCGCTGCCTTCCATGCAGGACGATTTCGGGCTCTCCGCGGCTGCCGCGGGGTTGATCGTTTCCTTCCTCTTTGTCGGGCGGTTGATTGGGAACTTCCCTGCGCCGCGCCTGCTCGATTCACTCGGCTCGCCGCGCACTGCCTCGATGGGCGGCGTGTTGGTGGCCGGGGCGTCGATCAATCTGTTCGCGCCAGCCGGCGCGGCGCGGCATCACCGAGTTGGGGCGCCAAGGGTGCTGGTTGTTTCTGTCGTTTTCGCGGGGATCGGAGCGGTCAGTGTCTTGCTGGCTCCATCGCTCTGGTGGCTGGCGATTCCGCTGATCTTCTACGGGGCTGGTATGGTTGGCTCGGTCAACTGCGCGGGTGATATCGTGCTGCAACGCGGGGGAGCGAGCGCCAGGGCAGTCGGCTCGCTGCGGCAGACGAGCGATCTCGGGCTCGTTGTCGGTCCGCTCCTGGCTGGCGTGATTACGGACGCGTTCAGCTATGACGCCGCGTTTCTCTTTCCCCGCGATCATGATCTGTGCGGCAGTGGTCGGCATTGCAGTTCCGGGGGGACTGGTCCCGCGGAACGCTCCGGAGGCGGTCTGATGCGTGTGGCGCTCATTTCCGATATTCATGGAAACACGGTGGCATTGGAGACCGTCCTCACTGCGATCGAACGAGATGCGCCAGACCAGATCGTTTGCCTCGGTGATGTGGCGGTGATGGGACCCGATCCGATCGGATCGATCGAGTTGCTGCGTTCGGTTGGCTGTCCGGTGATCATGGGTAACGCTGACACCGAGCTCTTCACCAACCTGTCGGAAGTCGCGGCCAGGGTCTCGAATCCGATCGTGCGCGATCTGATTCTCTGGACGCAATCACTGATGAGCGCCGATCAACGCGCCGTTGTGTCGGCGTTCGTGCCGACGCTCGAGCTCGATCTCGGGTCGGGTGTGCGCCTGCTCTGTTTTCACGGATCGCCGCGTTCGAACACGGAAATCATCGCAGCCGAGACTGGGCTGAATGCGCTGCGGGAGGCGATCGACGGTTCGACTGCCACGTTGCTGGCGGGCGGACATACTCACCATCAGCTGCTGCGTCGTTTCGACGGGCAATGGCTCATCAATCCTGGGAGTGTCGGACTCACCCATCGACGTACGCAGACCGATTGGGAAAGCGGCGCTCCTCCCTGGGCGGAGTATGGGGTAGTCACTGTGGAGCGCGGCACGATCGACGTCTCGCTGCGCGCGGTTCCGCTCGATCTGGAACGGGTGCGCGCCCAGGCAACCAGCGCCATGCCGCATCGAGCTGACTGGATTTCGACCTGGGGATTGCCAACCTCATAG
- a CDS encoding HD domain-containing protein encodes MLEKTPVTHPESRLGRTAGTGFPVSTMLRDSLYDIVPLADAELALIDAQAFLRLERVQQLGFVSRVWPGARHTRFEHSIGFHLARQAIEHLRARSDAQWITDEDARTICAAALLHDIGHYPFSHAIEELGDPVISHEQVGRAIVLGDEISPILREHWGVDPKRVASIIDPAGQQLHPADTVLRGILSGPLDVDKLDYLPRDAHACSVPYGGVDTNRLIASLIFATSPMVSATELTDNDDASLLALMIRFRMPETTRRLANALQRREIHKRAVEIGAQAADLYDRVGALFHNPAQCRTVELGMTRRLEALLANRFPMK; translated from the coding sequence ATGCTGGAGAAGACACCTGTCACACATCCAGAATCGCGCCTTGGGCGCACGGCTGGCACCGGGTTTCCGGTGTCCACCATGCTGCGCGACAGTCTGTACGATATCGTCCCGCTGGCGGACGCCGAACTGGCGTTGATCGATGCGCAGGCATTTCTGCGGCTGGAGCGCGTCCAGCAACTGGGTTTCGTCTCGCGTGTCTGGCCGGGTGCGCGGCATACCCGCTTCGAGCACTCGATCGGGTTCCATCTCGCCCGGCAAGCCATCGAACACTTGCGTGCTCGGTCCGACGCGCAATGGATCACCGATGAAGACGCTCGCACGATTTGCGCGGCAGCGTTGCTTCACGATATCGGTCACTATCCCTTTTCGCACGCCATCGAGGAACTCGGCGATCCGGTGATCTCGCACGAGCAGGTGGGGAGAGCGATCGTGCTCGGCGACGAGATCTCCCCGATTCTGCGGGAGCATTGGGGGGTCGATCCCAAACGGGTTGCATCGATCATCGATCCTGCCGGGCAACAGTTGCACCCTGCGGACACCGTGCTCCGCGGCATTCTGTCTGGTCCGCTCGATGTCGACAAGCTCGACTATCTCCCGCGCGATGCACATGCATGCAGCGTGCCTTACGGCGGCGTCGACACCAATCGACTGATCGCGTCGCTCATCTTTGCCACGTCACCGATGGTTTCGGCCACCGAACTGACCGACAACGACGACGCGTCGCTGCTTGCGCTCATGATCCGCTTCCGCATGCCAGAAACGACCAGGCGGTTGGCGAATGCGCTGCAACGGCGCGAGATCCACAAGCGCGCGGTCGAGATCGGCGCCCAGGCAGCCGATCTCTACGACCGCGTCGGCGCGCTCTTCCACAATCCAGCGCAATGCCGGACGGTCGAACTCGGCATGACCCGCCGCCTGGAAGCACTGCTGGCGAATCGCTTCCCGATGAAATAA
- a CDS encoding YkvA family protein encodes METDESLGSEGERPFEEPVTEYDRIMARFKASVRRLPRYGRLAANMLRDDRVPLEARSALVAGGAYVISPIDLIPGFIPVLGQLDDLLVALLGLRFALAQSPVEVREEHLERAGLRDEDFAEDLRTVRDTSIYLVKSGARRTARGVGRAVRSAGGRLRRRIDHGEASV; translated from the coding sequence ATGGAAACCGACGAGAGTCTTGGTTCTGAGGGCGAGCGTCCATTCGAGGAGCCAGTCACCGAATACGACCGCATCATGGCGCGTTTCAAGGCGAGTGTGCGGCGCTTGCCCCGGTACGGCCGGCTTGCGGCGAATATGTTGCGAGACGATCGCGTTCCGTTGGAGGCGCGAAGCGCGCTTGTGGCGGGTGGCGCCTATGTCATTTCGCCGATCGACCTGATTCCCGGCTTCATTCCGGTGCTTGGTCAGCTCGACGACTTGCTCGTGGCGCTGCTGGGCTTGCGGTTCGCGCTGGCGCAGTCGCCCGTAGAGGTGCGAGAAGAGCATCTGGAGCGCGCTGGATTGCGCGACGAGGACTTCGCCGAAGACCTGCGCACCGTACGCGACACGTCGATCTACCTCGTCAAATCCGGGGCGCGCCGGACCGCGCGTGGGGTGGGACGGGCGGTCCGCTCGGCCGGTGGGCGTTTGCGCCGCAGGATCGACCACGGGGAAGCATCGGTCTGA
- a CDS encoding phosphatase PAP2 family protein — protein sequence MAVMVQDLMRMRGGAVQRPALGIRRLHVAVAMSIFFAIVLLDAMVRPLAGFDLPLMTRVQAVGLPGLAEYLDRISQLTGSTGAIAVWALATVAFATRRIWSAALAMVLMPIGGVLNTVIGELLVTRTRPHLAELERTSLNFEERSFPSGHVEGAMLFYGLVFLLARRIEHRALRLAIQTGSVVIVASSAFGRVWQGAHWPSDVLGALLLGGVLAIVLAEVAERTQSLDKLPLIKAQWLDHNETTPHAHALTSLVLFQGSTVAKVYAPGLLPRALYWAAFQAPFPYISNVHALWAAAYRRNLAGMLTEYWYGERLTAGVLGVDKINGRLALVSEFVQASEVKDRDAAKAFLTDLRGRFEDAGFPTWQIDPRQPRAVDNVLQTADGSFRIVDLESGLVSPLASLKTWKRAFSRQMVPFFDDIFFDILRDYVAREEAAMVSAMGEDWVTELRALVDDAETQVAKWHASETRFWNHAFAFAAGGFGIKATIAKGRDLWQGGNVKALSWIDAGVTRWETEGRLRDDETIKLREQITQPDFQKMMPYLGGHILLSIPLRFPFGSIIRPMLVAGALGWSTVLLMRRKIDRAEWKREFGIHSPLVMLVAAIPGAGSVAYLASEPIRRNRLMMRVMTDAMLFKLPKQVYLKSGTRKWIARPAQVEPIELLPARTLTTDAEPLAA from the coding sequence ATGGCAGTAATGGTTCAGGATCTCATGCGTATGCGCGGTGGGGCTGTCCAGCGTCCCGCGCTTGGCATCAGGCGGCTGCATGTGGCAGTCGCGATGTCCATCTTCTTCGCGATCGTGCTCCTGGACGCCATGGTGCGTCCATTGGCCGGTTTCGATCTCCCGCTGATGACACGGGTGCAGGCGGTCGGCCTTCCCGGGTTGGCGGAGTATCTGGATCGCATCAGCCAGCTGACCGGCTCGACCGGGGCGATCGCGGTCTGGGCGTTGGCCACGGTGGCGTTCGCCACCCGACGGATCTGGTCCGCCGCGCTGGCAATGGTCCTCATGCCGATCGGCGGTGTGCTCAACACGGTCATCGGCGAACTGCTGGTCACCCGCACCCGCCCCCATCTGGCGGAGTTGGAGCGCACCAGCCTGAACTTCGAGGAGCGCTCGTTCCCAAGCGGCCATGTCGAAGGCGCCATGCTCTTCTATGGGCTCGTCTTCCTGCTGGCACGCCGCATCGAGCACCGCGCGCTTCGATTGGCGATCCAGACCGGATCGGTAGTTATCGTGGCGTCCAGCGCGTTCGGCCGCGTCTGGCAGGGAGCCCACTGGCCAAGTGACGTGCTCGGCGCGCTGCTCCTGGGCGGTGTTCTGGCGATCGTGCTCGCGGAAGTCGCAGAGCGCACCCAGTCGCTGGACAAGCTGCCCTTGATCAAGGCGCAGTGGCTCGATCACAACGAGACCACCCCGCACGCGCACGCCCTCACGAGTCTCGTGCTCTTCCAGGGTTCGACCGTCGCCAAGGTCTATGCTCCTGGTTTGCTTCCTCGCGCGTTGTACTGGGCCGCGTTTCAAGCCCCGTTCCCGTACATCTCCAATGTGCACGCGCTCTGGGCCGCGGCATACCGCCGCAACCTGGCCGGAATGCTGACCGAGTATTGGTACGGTGAGCGGCTGACCGCCGGTGTGCTTGGAGTCGACAAGATCAATGGCCGACTGGCGTTGGTGAGCGAGTTCGTCCAGGCGTCCGAGGTCAAAGACCGCGATGCGGCCAAAGCCTTCCTGACCGATCTGCGCGGCCGGTTCGAAGACGCAGGATTCCCGACCTGGCAGATCGATCCGCGCCAGCCGCGTGCAGTCGATAACGTGCTGCAAACCGCGGACGGAAGCTTCCGCATCGTCGATCTGGAATCGGGACTCGTCTCGCCGCTCGCATCGCTGAAAACCTGGAAGCGCGCGTTCAGCCGGCAGATGGTTCCCTTCTTCGATGACATCTTCTTCGACATTCTCCGGGACTACGTTGCCCGCGAAGAAGCCGCCATGGTTTCCGCCATGGGCGAGGACTGGGTGACCGAGCTGCGGGCACTGGTCGACGACGCAGAAACACAAGTCGCCAAGTGGCACGCATCGGAGACTCGCTTCTGGAATCATGCGTTCGCCTTTGCAGCCGGTGGATTCGGCATCAAAGCAACGATTGCCAAGGGCCGCGACCTCTGGCAAGGCGGCAACGTGAAGGCACTGAGCTGGATCGATGCCGGCGTGACCCGCTGGGAGACCGAAGGGCGGCTGCGCGACGACGAGACGATCAAGCTGCGCGAGCAGATCACGCAGCCGGACTTCCAGAAGATGATGCCGTACCTGGGAGGGCACATTCTGCTGAGCATTCCGCTCCGCTTCCCGTTCGGCAGCATCATTCGCCCCATGCTGGTGGCAGGCGCCCTGGGCTGGTCGACCGTGCTGCTGATGCGGCGCAAGATCGATCGCGCTGAGTGGAAACGCGAATTCGGGATTCACTCACCGCTGGTCATGCTCGTCGCCGCGATCCCGGGAGCTGGTTCGGTGGCCTATCTCGCTTCGGAACCGATCCGGCGCAATCGCCTGATGATGCGGGTCATGACAGACGCGATGCTGTTCAAACTGCCCAAGCAGGTCTATCTCAAGTCCGGAACGCGCAAGTGGATTGCGCGGCCGGCCCAGGTGGAGCCAATCGAGCTCCTCCCGGCACGCACACTGACAACTGACGCGGAGCCGCTCGCCGCATAG
- a CDS encoding alkaline phosphatase family protein, with amino-acid sequence MNSRFLSYLQYFVGTTLVNIVGLAILNWIIDDFRIETWWGLLGMALLMSIVPGVAVAIAFRFARLIHPIVFPLIAFALSAILVFISPDLLDAIGIDGVHIVGWETALWIALGITFVGTIVGAIFSLNDEVGYDRFVTDQLRKSYDNIKVTSDKPALLFIEFDGLSIDVLQRAVREGYMPTVKRWMDSGQYVLTGWEPDLSSQTSASQAGILLGSNENIPAFRWWDKTRGQLMVSSSMHTAAALEDELSSGDGLLVHEGGSRFNVFSGDAADSVATFSKVSTSKLGKNASYLAYLANPYLLPRTLGLFIADCGREVIESFKQRRANEIPRGHRKFKYVLTRAATTTVMLEGGRFVATADIMQGLPSAYYTFFSYDEVAHHSNIRSTDGLKVLHVMDRMLAGLERAAQDAPRPVHLFLLSDHGQSQGQTFLQRFGKSLEDLVQELIGEDANIKAILDSQEAMGNINMAVTQAVKGDSRTSALTARMLKGKSDNGSVHLGAYKEKDKAVESTTQQGEVDVVVLASGNLGLISFPKHPQRLTAEEIAELYPNLVPGLMTHPGISFVLANSSVDGGVVFGPKGVYYLDNDTFAGENPLANFGPFAPEHLRRANSFSNAPDLYVNSMFDPDTEEVAAFEELVGNHGGLGGPQQRPFILHPAIYAAPTDPIVGAGHLSKIMKGWIDQAQGPFPALPPAVESAPSTAAAD; translated from the coding sequence ATGAACAGCCGTTTCCTCAGCTATCTTCAGTATTTCGTCGGGACAACGCTGGTCAATATCGTTGGCCTTGCCATCCTGAACTGGATCATCGACGACTTCAGGATCGAAACATGGTGGGGATTGCTCGGCATGGCGTTGCTCATGTCGATCGTTCCCGGTGTGGCGGTTGCCATCGCGTTTCGGTTTGCGCGCCTGATTCACCCGATCGTCTTTCCGTTGATCGCCTTCGCGCTCTCGGCGATCCTGGTTTTCATCTCTCCCGACCTCCTCGACGCAATTGGTATCGATGGCGTTCACATCGTGGGATGGGAGACGGCGCTTTGGATAGCGCTCGGCATCACCTTCGTCGGAACCATCGTTGGAGCGATCTTCTCACTGAACGATGAGGTCGGATATGACCGCTTCGTTACCGACCAGCTCCGCAAGAGCTATGACAACATCAAGGTCACATCCGACAAGCCGGCGCTCCTGTTCATCGAGTTCGACGGGCTCTCCATCGACGTGCTGCAGCGCGCGGTGCGCGAAGGCTATATGCCCACGGTCAAGCGCTGGATGGATTCAGGCCAGTATGTGCTGACTGGCTGGGAGCCGGATCTTTCCTCCCAGACGTCTGCGAGCCAGGCCGGCATCTTGCTGGGCAGCAACGAGAACATCCCCGCGTTCCGCTGGTGGGACAAGACGCGTGGGCAGCTGATGGTCTCGAGCTCGATGCATACCGCCGCCGCGCTGGAGGATGAGCTTTCGTCTGGAGACGGACTGCTGGTGCACGAGGGAGGGAGCCGCTTCAACGTCTTCTCCGGCGATGCGGCCGACTCCGTGGCTACATTCAGCAAGGTGTCTACCTCCAAGTTGGGCAAGAACGCGTCATATCTGGCGTATCTGGCCAATCCGTATCTCTTGCCACGCACCCTGGGACTCTTCATCGCCGATTGCGGACGCGAAGTCATCGAAAGCTTCAAGCAGCGCCGCGCGAACGAGATTCCCCGCGGGCATCGCAAGTTCAAATATGTGCTGACCCGCGCGGCCACCACTACGGTGATGCTGGAAGGCGGACGCTTCGTGGCGACCGCGGACATCATGCAGGGACTCCCATCGGCCTATTACACGTTCTTCAGCTATGACGAAGTGGCGCACCATTCCAATATCCGAAGCACGGATGGTCTGAAAGTACTCCACGTGATGGACCGCATGCTGGCCGGTCTGGAACGCGCGGCTCAGGATGCGCCGCGGCCGGTGCATCTCTTCCTGCTCAGCGATCATGGTCAGAGTCAGGGACAAACCTTCTTGCAGCGTTTTGGCAAGTCCCTCGAGGATCTGGTGCAGGAGCTCATTGGGGAAGATGCCAACATCAAGGCGATTCTCGATTCGCAAGAGGCGATGGGCAACATCAATATGGCAGTGACCCAGGCCGTCAAGGGAGATAGCCGTACTTCGGCATTGACCGCTCGCATGCTCAAAGGCAAGTCGGACAACGGCTCCGTTCATCTCGGCGCCTACAAGGAAAAGGACAAGGCGGTCGAATCGACGACACAGCAGGGCGAGGTCGACGTGGTCGTGCTCGCGTCCGGAAACCTCGGGTTGATCTCGTTTCCGAAGCATCCCCAGCGTCTGACTGCCGAAGAGATCGCCGAGCTCTATCCCAATCTGGTCCCCGGTTTGATGACGCATCCAGGCATTAGCTTTGTGCTGGCGAATTCGAGTGTCGATGGCGGCGTCGTCTTTGGCCCGAAGGGGGTCTACTACCTCGACAACGACACGTTCGCAGGCGAGAACCCGCTGGCTAACTTCGGACCCTTCGCGCCCGAGCATTTGCGTCGCGCGAACAGCTTCTCGAACGCGCCAGATCTCTATGTGAACAGCATGTTCGATCCCGACACTGAGGAGGTTGCCGCGTTCGAAGAACTCGTCGGCAACCATGGCGGCCTGGGCGGCCCGCAACAACGGCCGTTCATCCTGCACCCGGCGATCTACGCCGCGCCGACCGATCCGATCGTGGGAGCAGGTCACCTGAGCAAGATCATGAAGGGGTGGATCGACCAGGCGCAAGGTCCGTTCCCGGCGCTGCCACCAGCTGTGGAATCGGCGCCTTCGACCGCGGCGGCGGACTAG
- a CDS encoding MFS transporter: MKRSSSVRRDPDFQKLWFGQTVSVFGSLISRIAIPFLAVIELDATPFDMAALGIAALLPGFIVGLVAGAWIDRRKRRPVMIGADLGRAAVLLTVPVLALSDHLQIWHLLIVSGLLSILSMLFDIAYQSYLPGLVGRDRLIEGNSTLTATESVAEFGSFSIGGWLVQIFTAPFALLVDAVTFLLSAAAIRKIELPEEIERDEAVDTSLVEEAVAGFSYVRDDGVMRVLAIAQALLSLSHGMTTTVFFLFVVDTLGFETGPLGMIFAFGGIASLGAALVSGRLYGAGHHLLRMSFLLFFVASANALLPFAHTANWIAVVLLLIPQLLSDPAETIFNIHSTTLRQVLAPDAWLGRINGSFRVLEVGAVIVGSLIAAWTGEHLGLRATMWLAAGLVALGGFACLLGSRREPIAASVLLEESV, encoded by the coding sequence ATGAAACGTTCGAGCTCGGTTCGACGCGATCCGGATTTTCAGAAGCTCTGGTTTGGGCAAACGGTTTCGGTGTTCGGTTCGCTGATCAGCCGAATCGCCATTCCGTTCCTGGCGGTCATCGAGCTCGATGCCACCCCCTTCGATATGGCAGCGCTTGGGATCGCCGCGCTGCTGCCAGGCTTCATCGTGGGGTTGGTGGCGGGCGCGTGGATCGACCGGCGCAAACGAAGACCGGTGATGATCGGCGCGGACCTCGGGCGCGCCGCGGTGCTCCTCACGGTGCCGGTCCTGGCGCTCTCCGATCACCTGCAAATCTGGCACCTCTTGATCGTCTCTGGTTTGCTGAGCATCCTGTCGATGCTGTTCGATATCGCCTATCAGAGCTACCTGCCGGGATTGGTCGGCCGTGACCGGCTGATCGAAGGCAACAGCACGCTTACCGCGACCGAATCGGTTGCGGAGTTCGGTTCGTTTTCCATCGGCGGCTGGTTGGTGCAGATCTTCACCGCGCCGTTTGCCCTGCTGGTCGATGCGGTCACCTTTCTCCTGTCTGCAGCCGCGATCCGCAAGATCGAGCTGCCGGAGGAGATCGAACGAGACGAAGCGGTCGACACGTCGCTGGTGGAAGAAGCAGTCGCCGGTTTCAGCTACGTGCGTGACGATGGTGTCATGCGCGTGTTGGCGATCGCGCAAGCGCTCCTCAGCCTGAGCCACGGAATGACGACCACGGTCTTCTTTCTGTTCGTGGTCGACACGCTCGGATTCGAAACTGGGCCACTGGGAATGATCTTCGCCTTTGGCGGAATCGCTTCGCTGGGGGCAGCGCTCGTTTCCGGTAGGCTCTATGGCGCCGGACACCACCTGCTGCGCATGTCGTTCCTGCTCTTTTTCGTCGCATCCGCAAACGCGCTCCTTCCGTTCGCCCATACGGCGAACTGGATCGCGGTTGTACTCCTGCTCATACCCCAGCTCCTATCCGACCCCGCCGAAACGATCTTCAACATTCACAGCACCACCTTACGGCAGGTACTCGCGCCGGACGCCTGGCTGGGACGCATCAATGGATCGTTTCGGGTGCTGGAAGTCGGGGCGGTCATCGTTGGATCGCTGATCGCCGCATGGACCGGAGAGCATCTCGGCTTGCGCGCCACGATGTGGTTGGCCGCCGGACTCGTCGCACTTGGCGGATTCGCTTGCCTGCTTGGAAGCCGGCGAGAACCGATTGCGGCGAGCGTGCTCCTGGAGGAATCGGTATGA
- a CDS encoding MFS transporter, which produces MTTHSYRQVLRNTQFKNLWAGNFFSGLGESVGQVALPLLVYDMTSSAALMSVIFVLQMLPRAILSPFAGVLADNLDRRGIMLVANALRAGSIAFVPFVDTPSQLGVIAVLLGIGQTFAMPASLAVLPTIVEPDALVPSLSFVQVTGAITRIVGPALGAAIVGIAGPRPPFVLQAICYAIAIAWIWRLVLPAGDRGSRSRFGVIARNSTHEMRQGFHTIWTTPILRGVCITEGLWSLIFGVLSITLVVYFEETLDLGNRADFLYGLLAVAMSTGAVIGALTASRLERRTGRANMLFLGYLGPLIMVPAVLEPPIPVLYLLAFLFGLADAWAVIAMQAYMAEWTADEMRGRVYAIWGGVIAASALVSFAVIGQITDVLGPPLTVALAGLVVGLGGPVALVTTGALRSVLHGVPPHLPVNDIPARDEAHSIG; this is translated from the coding sequence ATGACCACGCACTCCTACCGACAGGTTCTGCGGAACACCCAATTCAAGAATCTCTGGGCCGGGAACTTCTTCTCTGGATTGGGAGAATCCGTCGGACAGGTGGCGTTGCCGCTGCTGGTCTACGACATGACCAGTTCTGCCGCGCTCATGAGCGTCATCTTCGTCTTGCAAATGCTGCCGCGCGCGATTCTCTCGCCCTTTGCCGGAGTGCTGGCGGACAACCTCGACCGCCGCGGCATCATGCTCGTCGCGAATGCCCTTCGTGCTGGATCCATCGCGTTTGTGCCATTCGTCGACACACCTTCCCAACTCGGTGTCATCGCCGTCTTGCTCGGGATTGGGCAGACCTTCGCCATGCCAGCCAGCCTGGCCGTACTGCCGACGATCGTGGAACCAGACGCATTGGTGCCGTCGCTCTCGTTCGTGCAAGTCACCGGCGCCATCACGCGCATCGTCGGCCCGGCGCTCGGTGCCGCGATCGTAGGAATTGCCGGGCCCCGTCCGCCGTTTGTCCTGCAAGCGATCTGCTACGCCATCGCCATTGCCTGGATCTGGCGCCTGGTGCTCCCAGCGGGCGACCGGGGTTCGCGCAGTCGGTTCGGCGTGATCGCGCGCAACTCGACCCACGAGATGCGCCAGGGATTTCACACGATTTGGACCACTCCGATCCTCCGCGGCGTGTGCATCACGGAAGGTCTCTGGTCGCTGATCTTCGGAGTGCTGTCGATCACCCTGGTCGTCTACTTCGAGGAAACGCTCGATCTTGGGAACCGCGCCGACTTCCTCTATGGTTTGCTGGCCGTTGCGATGAGCACTGGCGCCGTGATCGGCGCGCTCACCGCCAGCCGGCTGGAACGGCGTACCGGACGCGCGAACATGCTTTTCCTTGGCTATCTCGGGCCACTCATCATGGTTCCGGCCGTGCTCGAACCGCCGATTCCTGTGCTCTATCTGCTTGCATTTCTCTTTGGGCTGGCCGACGCGTGGGCCGTGATCGCCATGCAGGCATACATGGCCGAATGGACCGCCGACGAGATGCGGGGACGGGTCTACGCCATCTGGGGAGGGGTGATTGCAGCGTCGGCGCTCGTCTCCTTTGCCGTCATCGGCCAGATCACCGATGTGCTCGGACCACCGCTCACCGTCGCGCTTGCCGGCCTGGTGGTTGGGCTCGGCGGCCCCGTCGCGCTGGTGACCACCGGCGCGTTGCGCTCTGTGCTGCATGGCGTTCCCCCGCATCTGCCGGTGAACGACATACCGGCCAGGGATGAAGCCCACTCGATCGGGTAG